One region of Triticum aestivum cultivar Chinese Spring chromosome 6B, IWGSC CS RefSeq v2.1, whole genome shotgun sequence genomic DNA includes:
- the LOC123139231 gene encoding LOW QUALITY PROTEIN: uncharacterized protein (The sequence of the model RefSeq protein was modified relative to this genomic sequence to represent the inferred CDS: substituted 2 bases at 2 genomic stop codons), with the protein MEKEKKTKPPKANWDSAAHTIFMDACVEEVRANNRGGTTLTDIGKANLVRKFNERFGRNYSFDQLKNRWDICRADYSVWKTLTQKATGIGRDEYTKTIAATDEWWAIEIKVFCCHVIHSSSEXXRYAPLAEEDKMREVFDACCVTNEHARVPIPTYQSGSSRFNMDDDSGCESHDVEATPRTKRAKIGKKMPCSYSPSPRMNEKWSNESVKTDTLVRMVDLFGAREKRKGNLGGDTTRKEIGDMMNMVIADGAKPGSDVHFYASHLMLERKYRDIFMDTSDESSDGSDKEWDLAMFACSMEVGSPSERLPYAPRKSHLVTGLQWVAEKEQDAKAFYSMFRMRSKLHDEHFDKFNNDAYVQPPLPFTGANALPPEDDGTMAETRDAIATSLVP; encoded by the exons atggagaaagaaaagaaaaccaagccCCCTAAAGCAAACTGGGACAGTGCAGCGCATACCATTTTTATGGATGCATGTGTAGAGGAGGTGCGAGCTAATAACCGTGGTGGCACCACTTTAACCGACATTGGAAAAGCTAATTTGGTTAGAAAGTTCAATGAGCGCTTCGGGAGAAATTATTCTTTCGACCAACTGAAGAATAGATGGGATATATGTAGAGCAGACTACAGTGTATGGAAGACATTGACTCAAAAAGCAACTGGCATTGGTAGAGATGAATATACAAAGACCATTGCAGCTACAGATGAGTGGTGGGCAATTGAGATAAAGGTATTTTGCTGCCATGTCATTCATTCAAGTAGTGAGTGATAAAGGTATGCTCCACTAGCAGAGGAGGACAAAATGAGAGAGGTGTTTGATGCTTGCTGTGTCACAAATGAACATGCTAGGGTGCCAATTCCCACATATCAAAGTGGTTCATCTCGCTTTAATATGGATGATGATTCAGGTTGTGAAAGTCATGATGTCGAAGCTACACCTCGTACGAAGCGTGCCAAGATTGGGAAGAAGATGCCATGTTCTTATTCGCCAAGTCCTAGGATGAATGAGAAGTGGTCAAATGAAAGTGTTAAAACTGATACACTTGTACGTATGGTTGACCTCTTTGGTGCAAGAGAAAAGAGAAAGGGAAACCTAGGAGGGGATACAACAAGAAAGGAGATTGGAGACATGATGAACATGGTGATTGCAGATGGTGCTAAACCCGGGAGTGATGTGCATTTCTATGCTTCCCATCTTATGTTGGAAAGGAAATATCGTGATATTTTT ATGGACACTTCAGATGAATCTTCAGATGGATCAGATAAGGAATGGGATTTGGCCATGTTTGCATGTTCTATGGAAGTGGGGTCGCCAAGTGAGAGATTGCCGTATGCACCAAGAAAGTCGCACCTTGTTACAGGCCTCCAATGGGTGGCAGAGAAGGAGCAAGATGCAAAAGCTTTCTACTCTATGTTCAGAATGAGAAG CAAGTTGCATGATGAGCATTTTGACAAGTTTAACAATGATGCGTATGTGCAGCCCCCATTGCCATTTACAGGCGCCAACGCTCTACCACCAGAAGATGATGGTACCATGGCCGAAACACGTGATGCTATTGCTACCAGTCTTGTACCATGA